Proteins encoded in a region of the Xiphophorus couchianus chromosome 11, X_couchianus-1.0, whole genome shotgun sequence genome:
- the tpte gene encoding putative tyrosine-protein phosphatase TPTE isoform X1 — MSVYFDPGPDPEVNGNITKMEDAKVEIDDGKEKSLEPVTMYQKIRKIITPFVMSFGFRVFGMILIIVDIVLVIVDFTLHTNIIEVVSLVISFFFLGDVLMRVYVEGFKVYFSSKLNIMDACVVVITLIVTMVYTFTDLTGPSLIPRALTFLRFLRIIILVRIFRLASQKKELEKVTRRMVSENKRRYQRDGFDLDLTYVTDRVIAMSFPSSGKQAFYRNPIHEVARFLDTKHGGHYKVYNLCSEKGYDPKLFHYRVERIFIDDHNVPTLTDMLKYTESVRTWMSADPKNIIAIHCKGGKGRTGTMVCTWLIDSDQFENAEDSLEYFGERRTDKSRSAKFQGVETPSQSRYVGYYEIMKTKYNRNLPPSISLRIKSIRIHSIAGVGKGDGSDLRVKIIMKKNLVFQCVCSTQENCKVFPDAGSNAAVISLQNGPMVEGDVKVMFESSACLPKGYEDVPFYFWFNTSFITENKLFLSREELDNPHKSKTWNIYKEDFGVTMFFSESD, encoded by the exons ATGTCCGTCTACTTCGACCCAGGACCAGATCCAGAAGTAAATGG AAACATTACGAAGATGGAAGACGCTAAAGTAGAGATTGATGATGGAAAGGAGAAGAGTTTGGAGCCAGTCACAATGTACCA GAAGATTCGGAAAATAATCACTCCATTTGTTATGTCCTTTGGGTTTCG tgtatTTGGAATGATCCTGATTATTGTGGACATTGTTCTCGTCATTGTGGACTTCACGCTGCACACTAATATTATAGAAGTTGTGTCACTCGTCATCTCCTTCTTCTTTCTTGGTGATGTTCTCATGCGTGTCTATGTGGAAGG CTTCAAAGTTTACTTCAGCTCAAAGTTGAACATTATGGATGCGTGTGTTGTCGTCATCACGCTGATTGTCACCATGGTCTATACTTTCACCGACCTTACAGGGCCCAGTCTCATTCCCAG GGCTCTGACATTCTTGCGCTTCTTGAGAATAATCATCTTGGTGAGGATTTTCAGATTGGCATCTCAGAAGAAAGAGCTGGAGAAGGTCACTAGGAGGATG GTATCGGAGAACAAGAGACGTTATCAGAGGGATGGATTTGATCTTGATCTTACCTATGTCACAG ATCGTGTCATTGCTATGTCTTTCCCCTCCTCTGGAAAACAGGCTTTCTACAGGAACCCAATCCAT gaaGTTGCGAGGTTCCTAGACACTAAACACGGAGGGCACTACAAAGTTTACAACCTATGCA gtgaAAAAGGGTACGACCCCAAGTTATTCCACTACAGAGTTGAACGGATTTTTATTGATGACCACAATGTGCCCACCTTAAC AGACATGCTGAAATACACAGAAAGTGTCAGGACTTGGATGTCTGCTGATCCCAAAAATATTATTGCTATTCACTGCAAAGGAGGGAAAG GACGCACTGGAACCATGGTGTGCACATGGCTCATTGACAGTGACCAGTTTGAGAATGCGGAG GACAGTCTGGAGTATTTTGGTGAGAGGAGGACAGACAAGAGCCGGAGCGCCAAGTTTCAGGGAGTGGAGACTCCCTCTCAG AGCCGCTATGTGGGTTACTACGAGATCATGAAGACAAAGTACAACCGAAATTTGCCTCCATCTATAAGCCTGAGGATTAAAAGCATCCGGATTCACTCTATAGCAG GTGTGGGTAAAGGGGATGGCAGTGATCTGagagtgaaaataataatgaagaaaaacttggtgtttcagtgtgtttgcAGCACACAGGAGAACTGCAAG GTGTTTCCTGATGCAGGCAGCAATGCTGCAGTAATCAGCCTGCAGAATGGGCCTATGGTTGAAGGCGACGTGAAGGTTATGTTTGAATCAAGTGCA TGCCTTCCGAAAGGATATGAAGATGTTCCGTTTTACTTTTGGTTTAATACGTCttttataacagaaaacaa gCTGTTTTTGTCCAGAGAAGAGTTGGATAACCCACATAAATCTAAAACCTGGAACATATACAAAGAGGACTTTGGTGTCACCATGTTCTTCTCAGAGTCTGACTGA
- the tpte gene encoding putative tyrosine-protein phosphatase TPTE isoform X2, which translates to MEDAKVEIDDGKEKSLEPVTMYQKIRKIITPFVMSFGFRVFGMILIIVDIVLVIVDFTLHTNIIEVVSLVISFFFLGDVLMRVYVEGFKVYFSSKLNIMDACVVVITLIVTMVYTFTDLTGPSLIPRALTFLRFLRIIILVRIFRLASQKKELEKVTRRMVSENKRRYQRDGFDLDLTYVTDRVIAMSFPSSGKQAFYRNPIHEVARFLDTKHGGHYKVYNLCSEKGYDPKLFHYRVERIFIDDHNVPTLTDMLKYTESVRTWMSADPKNIIAIHCKGGKGRTGTMVCTWLIDSDQFENAEDSLEYFGERRTDKSRSAKFQGVETPSQSRYVGYYEIMKTKYNRNLPPSISLRIKSIRIHSIAGVGKGDGSDLRVKIIMKKNLVFQCVCSTQENCKVFPDAGSNAAVISLQNGPMVEGDVKVMFESSACLPKGYEDVPFYFWFNTSFITENKLFLSREELDNPHKSKTWNIYKEDFGVTMFFSESD; encoded by the exons ATGGAAGACGCTAAAGTAGAGATTGATGATGGAAAGGAGAAGAGTTTGGAGCCAGTCACAATGTACCA GAAGATTCGGAAAATAATCACTCCATTTGTTATGTCCTTTGGGTTTCG tgtatTTGGAATGATCCTGATTATTGTGGACATTGTTCTCGTCATTGTGGACTTCACGCTGCACACTAATATTATAGAAGTTGTGTCACTCGTCATCTCCTTCTTCTTTCTTGGTGATGTTCTCATGCGTGTCTATGTGGAAGG CTTCAAAGTTTACTTCAGCTCAAAGTTGAACATTATGGATGCGTGTGTTGTCGTCATCACGCTGATTGTCACCATGGTCTATACTTTCACCGACCTTACAGGGCCCAGTCTCATTCCCAG GGCTCTGACATTCTTGCGCTTCTTGAGAATAATCATCTTGGTGAGGATTTTCAGATTGGCATCTCAGAAGAAAGAGCTGGAGAAGGTCACTAGGAGGATG GTATCGGAGAACAAGAGACGTTATCAGAGGGATGGATTTGATCTTGATCTTACCTATGTCACAG ATCGTGTCATTGCTATGTCTTTCCCCTCCTCTGGAAAACAGGCTTTCTACAGGAACCCAATCCAT gaaGTTGCGAGGTTCCTAGACACTAAACACGGAGGGCACTACAAAGTTTACAACCTATGCA gtgaAAAAGGGTACGACCCCAAGTTATTCCACTACAGAGTTGAACGGATTTTTATTGATGACCACAATGTGCCCACCTTAAC AGACATGCTGAAATACACAGAAAGTGTCAGGACTTGGATGTCTGCTGATCCCAAAAATATTATTGCTATTCACTGCAAAGGAGGGAAAG GACGCACTGGAACCATGGTGTGCACATGGCTCATTGACAGTGACCAGTTTGAGAATGCGGAG GACAGTCTGGAGTATTTTGGTGAGAGGAGGACAGACAAGAGCCGGAGCGCCAAGTTTCAGGGAGTGGAGACTCCCTCTCAG AGCCGCTATGTGGGTTACTACGAGATCATGAAGACAAAGTACAACCGAAATTTGCCTCCATCTATAAGCCTGAGGATTAAAAGCATCCGGATTCACTCTATAGCAG GTGTGGGTAAAGGGGATGGCAGTGATCTGagagtgaaaataataatgaagaaaaacttggtgtttcagtgtgtttgcAGCACACAGGAGAACTGCAAG GTGTTTCCTGATGCAGGCAGCAATGCTGCAGTAATCAGCCTGCAGAATGGGCCTATGGTTGAAGGCGACGTGAAGGTTATGTTTGAATCAAGTGCA TGCCTTCCGAAAGGATATGAAGATGTTCCGTTTTACTTTTGGTTTAATACGTCttttataacagaaaacaa gCTGTTTTTGTCCAGAGAAGAGTTGGATAACCCACATAAATCTAAAACCTGGAACATATACAAAGAGGACTTTGGTGTCACCATGTTCTTCTCAGAGTCTGACTGA
- the smpd1 gene encoding sphingomyelin phosphodiesterase produces MRLPTLRPFLGLTTCTLLLMSPLFGSCHPAQYQAQTRTVLVEQFETHGLGFPWRNLTCPICKAIFTILDIALLSSANEERVAHAVSEACIRLHLADEQVCRNITELFRDDFIRALQQSVLWPTEACAVLVGPSCGTFDIYAPWNITLPKVPKPPVTPPSPPKPGSPQSRVLFLTDIHWDKEYETGSAADCKEPLCCRADSGVPKWKRRGAGYWGTYSKCDLPLRTVENLLENAAKVGPWDWVYWTGDIPAHNVWSQTRNQQLTELTVISKLIHKYLGANVTVYPAVGNHESTPVNSFPPPFVHGNRSSAWLYDKMAEEWAQWLPEQALKTLRYGGFYTLEIQPGLRVVSLNMNFCARENFWLMVNSTDPANQLQWLVQVLQASEDRGEKVHIIGHIPPGLCLGSWSWNYYHIVNRYESTITGQFFGHTHLDEFQMFYDEETMTRPLGVAFIAPSATTYVNLNPGYRIYYVDGNYKNSSRLVLDHETYILNLTEANHDPKSPDNPEQDPKWSLLYRATEAYGLSSLFPSDYNTLLRTFINDDRTFQKFWYLRHKGHVSESCREACKTTMLCFLRSGRSDELDECDHLNGFAGNLARAARKTLC; encoded by the exons ATGAGGCTCCCCACACTGCGACCCTTCCTGGGACTGACGACCTGTACTTTGCTCCTTATGTCGCCGCTGTTCGGGTCCTGTCATCCAGCTCAGTATCAAGCTCAGACCAGGACCGTGTTGGTGGAGCAGTTCGAAACCCACGGACTCGGCTTCCCCTGGAGAAACCTCACCTGTCCCATTTGCAAAGCGATCTTCACCATTCTTGACATCGCACTTCTG AGCAGTGCAAACGAAGAGCGGGTGGCACATGCAGTCAGCGAGGCATGCATCCGTTTGCATCTGGCTGATGAGCAGGTGTGCCGCAACATAACCGAGCTGTTCAGGGACGACTTCATCAGGGCCTTGCAGCAGTCTGTGCTGTGGCCCACCGAAGCATGTGCGGTATTGGTGGGGCCTTCGTGTGGCACATTTGACATTTACGCACCGTGGAACATCACTTTGCCAAAGGTTCCCAAGCCTCCTGTTACGCCACCCTCACCTCCTAAACCTGGCTCTCCACAGAGTAGGGTGCTGTTTCTCACAGATATCCACTGGGACAAG GAATATGAAACTGGCAGCGCTGCTGACTGCAAGGAGCCTCTCTGTTGTCGGGCAGACTCGGGTGTTCCCAAATGGAAGCGGAGAGGGGCTGGTTACTGGGGAACCTACAGCAAGTGTGACCTGCCTCTACGCACGGTGGAGAACCTCCTGGAAAATGCTGCTAAAGTCGGACCTTGGGACTGGGTCTACTGGACTGGAGACATACCAGCACACAACGTCTGGTCTCAGACCAGAAACCAGCAGCTGACAGAGCTCACGGTCATCTCCAAACTCATCCACAA GTACCTGGGAGCCAATGTGACTGTTTACCCTGCAGTAGGAAACCATGAGAGTACACCAGTGAACAGCTTCCCGCCACCGTTCGTCCACGGCAACCGATCCTCTGCCTGGCTCTATGATAAAATGGCAGAGGAATGGGCGCAGTGGTTGCCAGAGCAGGCGTTGAAGACTTTAAG ATATGGAGGGTTCTACACACTAGAGATTCAGCCCGGGCTGAGGGTGGTCTCCCTCAACATGAACTTCTGCGCACGAGAAAACTTCTGGCTGATGGTGAACTCCACTGACCCTGCTAACCAGCTGCAGTGGCTGGTTCAAGTTCTGCAGGCCAGTGAggacagaggagagaag GTGCATATCATTGGTCATATTCCACCTGGCCTGTGTCTTGGCAGCTGGAGCTGGAACTACTATCACATCGTCAACAG ATATGAAAGTACAATTACTGGGCAGTTTTTTGGGCATACCCATCTGGAcgagtttcaaatgttttacgaTGAGGAAACCATGACCCGGCCTTTAGGAGTGGCTTTCATTGCCCCCAGTGCCACCACTTATGTCAATCTTAATCCAG GGTACCGCATCTATTATGTCGAtggaaattacaaaaacagctCTCGGCTTGTGCTTGACCATGAAACCTACATCCTCAACCTCACAGAGGCAAATCACGACCCAAAGTCACCAGACAATCCAGAGCAGGACCCCAAATGGAGCCTCCTGTACCGGGCCACTGAAGCTTACGGCCTTTCCAGTCTGTTCCCATCTGATTACAACACACTGCTGCGAACCTTTATCAACGACGACCGCACCTTCCAGAAGTTCTGGTACCTCAGACATAAAGGACATGTATCAGAGTCCTGCAGAGAGGCATGCAAAACCACAATGCTCTGCTTTTTGCGAAGTGGACGCTCTGACGAGCTGGACGAGTGTGACCATCTCAATGGTTTTGCAGGAAACTTGGCTCGGGCTGCAAGAAAAACTCTTTGTTGA